One genomic region from Actinocatenispora thailandica encodes:
- a CDS encoding glycoside hydrolase family 10 protein yields the protein MPPSGPDLPERLLGTPLTRRRLGTLAAGTALAAGVAAIPGMLLPTAAHAEGPAAPGADPNAPLRQLRAMWIASVVNIDWPSATGLPAEEQRAQLTAWFDLAVSLRFNAVMLQVRPTADAFWPSRYEPWSQYLTGTQGVDPGYDPLAFAVEEAHKRNLQLHAWFNPYRVSMQTDPSKLVEWHPARRHPDWVFPYGPKLYYNPGIPEVRRFVEDAILDALRYDIDGVHFDDYFYPYPVSGKDLPDTDTFATYGDGFDDIGDWRRHNIDLLISEMYQRIHARKPHVQFGVSPFGIWRNASSDPAGSDTGGTESYNANYADTRKWVKEGWLDYINPQIYWNIGLPVADYAKLTPWWAEQVRDTPVKLYIGEATYKVGAAGQPAAWQDQAELSRHLDLDAKYPEVAGNVYFSATEVRADTLGATSRLVADHYQHPALPPAMPRLDPRAPHRPQLTHAVRTDDGVSLRFHPTGSLRPSSYAIFRFDGHGAQPVVDATNLIATVRATGHTQRYTDTTAGSGTYSYAVLALSPTEVASPLSAARTVH from the coding sequence ATGCCCCCGTCAGGTCCCGACCTGCCCGAGCGGTTGCTCGGCACCCCGCTGACCCGGCGCCGGCTCGGCACGCTCGCCGCCGGTACCGCCCTCGCCGCCGGCGTCGCCGCCATCCCCGGCATGCTGCTACCCACCGCCGCCCACGCCGAGGGCCCGGCCGCGCCCGGCGCGGACCCGAACGCACCGCTCCGGCAGCTGCGCGCGATGTGGATCGCCAGCGTCGTCAACATCGACTGGCCGTCCGCGACCGGGCTGCCGGCCGAGGAGCAGCGCGCCCAACTCACCGCCTGGTTCGACCTCGCCGTGTCGCTGCGGTTCAACGCGGTGATGCTGCAGGTACGGCCGACCGCCGACGCGTTCTGGCCGTCCCGCTACGAGCCGTGGTCGCAGTACCTGACCGGCACCCAGGGGGTCGACCCCGGCTACGACCCGCTGGCGTTCGCGGTCGAGGAGGCGCACAAGCGCAACCTGCAGCTGCACGCCTGGTTCAACCCGTACCGGGTGAGCATGCAGACCGACCCGAGCAAGCTGGTGGAGTGGCACCCGGCGCGCCGGCACCCGGACTGGGTCTTCCCGTACGGCCCGAAGCTCTACTACAACCCCGGCATCCCCGAGGTACGCCGGTTCGTCGAGGACGCCATCCTGGACGCGCTGCGCTACGACATCGACGGCGTGCACTTCGACGACTACTTCTACCCGTACCCGGTGTCCGGTAAGGACCTGCCGGACACCGACACGTTCGCCACCTACGGCGACGGGTTCGACGACATCGGCGACTGGCGGCGGCACAACATCGACCTGCTGATCAGCGAGATGTACCAGCGCATCCACGCGCGCAAGCCGCACGTGCAGTTCGGCGTCAGCCCGTTCGGCATCTGGCGCAACGCGTCCAGCGACCCGGCCGGTTCGGACACCGGCGGCACCGAGTCCTACAACGCCAACTACGCCGACACCCGGAAGTGGGTGAAGGAGGGCTGGCTGGACTACATCAATCCGCAGATCTACTGGAACATCGGCCTGCCGGTCGCCGACTACGCGAAGCTGACACCGTGGTGGGCCGAGCAGGTGCGCGACACCCCGGTCAAGCTCTACATCGGTGAGGCGACCTACAAGGTCGGCGCCGCCGGGCAGCCCGCCGCCTGGCAGGACCAGGCCGAGCTGTCCCGCCACCTGGACCTGGACGCGAAGTACCCGGAGGTGGCCGGCAACGTCTACTTCTCCGCGACCGAGGTGCGGGCCGACACACTCGGCGCGACCAGCCGGCTGGTCGCCGACCACTACCAGCACCCGGCACTGCCACCGGCGATGCCGCGGCTGGATCCGCGGGCGCCGCACCGCCCGCAGCTGACCCACGCCGTCCGCACCGACGACGGGGTGAGCCTGCGGTTCCACCCGACCGGGTCGCTGCGGCCGAGCAGCTATGCGATCTTCCGCTTCGACGGCCACGGTGCGCAGCCGGTCGTCGACGCGACCAACCTGATCGCGACCGTGCGCGCGACCGGACACACCCAGCGCTACACCGACACCACCGCGGGCTCCGGTACGTACAGCTACGCGGTGCTGGCGCTCAGCCCGACCGAGGTGGCGAGCCCGCTGTCGGCCGCCCGTACCGTGCACTGA
- a CDS encoding SigE family RNA polymerase sigma factor — protein sequence MGRREDGFTAYYRARAASMRRTAYLLCGDWHAAEDLVQTAYTKLYLAWHRVSRHDRLDQYVRRIVLRSFLDQQRRASRREYPTDAVPDVAVDASAPEERMVLLAALAQVASRQRAVLVLRFWEDLSVAETAEVLGITEGTVKSHTARGLETLRRALPERHSITAGDPA from the coding sequence ATGGGCCGACGCGAGGACGGGTTCACCGCGTACTACCGGGCGCGCGCGGCATCGATGCGGCGCACCGCGTACCTGTTGTGCGGCGACTGGCATGCCGCCGAGGACCTGGTCCAGACCGCGTACACCAAGCTCTACCTCGCGTGGCACCGGGTGTCCCGGCACGACCGGCTGGACCAGTACGTGCGGCGCATCGTGCTGCGATCCTTTCTCGACCAGCAGCGGCGCGCCTCGCGCCGGGAGTACCCGACCGACGCGGTACCCGACGTGGCTGTCGACGCGTCCGCGCCGGAGGAACGGATGGTCCTGCTGGCGGCGCTCGCCCAGGTCGCGAGCCGGCAGCGGGCCGTGCTGGTACTGCGGTTCTGGGAGGACCTGTCGGTCGCGGAGACGGCGGAGGTCCTCGGCATCACCGAGGGCACGGTGAAAAGCCACACCGCGCGCGGGCTGGAGACGCTGCGCCGGGCGCTACCCGAACGGCACTCGATCACCGCGGGAGACCCGGCATGA
- a CDS encoding LCP family protein has product MSRRRNRRRSPWWTKLCLIAGLVLVITSTGVYAGTVAVADKVNNSVAQDDLLGDGNGRNTEHDSRVTGPIDMLLAGSDMRKSWKSSGELPRTDSIMWLHIPASLDHAYLLSIPRDLEVTIPVDKHTGKGGETTKINASFPDGMKDVNDIKGGMQSLHATVQQLTGADFTMAALVNWDGFKAITAELGGVTLCVDKTFTSTQPSLGHHTFQKGCHHYDADMALALVRERYAYNDSDYGRQRMQQQFIKQILKRATSAGVLTNPSKIDKVIGAAGKALTMDLNGYQVVDLVLALRKISPDSITTLQIAHTTLQDGNEGVVQPVDDQLFKALRTDKVDDLLLSHPELVSKGEGTGKSAG; this is encoded by the coding sequence ATGAGCCGTCGCCGGAACCGCAGGCGCAGTCCCTGGTGGACGAAGTTGTGCCTGATCGCCGGACTGGTCCTGGTGATCACCAGTACCGGCGTGTACGCGGGCACCGTCGCCGTGGCCGACAAGGTCAACAACTCGGTCGCCCAGGACGACCTGCTCGGCGACGGCAACGGCCGCAACACCGAGCACGACAGCCGGGTCACCGGGCCGATCGACATGCTGCTGGCCGGCTCGGACATGCGCAAGAGCTGGAAATCCTCCGGCGAGCTGCCGCGGACCGACTCGATCATGTGGCTGCACATCCCGGCCTCGCTCGACCACGCCTACCTGCTGTCGATCCCGCGGGACCTGGAGGTGACGATCCCGGTCGACAAGCACACCGGTAAGGGTGGCGAGACTACCAAGATCAACGCCTCGTTCCCGGACGGGATGAAGGACGTCAACGACATCAAGGGCGGCATGCAGAGCCTGCACGCCACCGTGCAGCAGCTCACCGGTGCCGACTTCACCATGGCGGCGCTGGTCAACTGGGACGGGTTCAAGGCGATCACCGCCGAACTCGGCGGCGTCACCCTGTGCGTGGACAAGACGTTCACCTCGACCCAGCCGTCGCTCGGCCACCACACGTTCCAGAAGGGCTGCCACCACTACGACGCCGACATGGCGCTCGCCCTGGTCCGGGAACGCTACGCGTACAACGACTCCGACTACGGTCGGCAGCGGATGCAGCAGCAGTTCATCAAGCAGATCCTCAAGCGCGCCACCAGCGCCGGCGTCCTCACCAACCCCAGCAAGATCGACAAGGTGATCGGCGCCGCCGGCAAGGCACTGACCATGGACCTCAACGGCTACCAGGTCGTCGATTTGGTCCTGGCACTGCGCAAGATCAGCCCGGACAGCATCACCACCCTGCAGATCGCGCACACCACGCTGCAGGACGGCAACGAAGGCGTCGTGCAGCCGGTGGACGACCAGCTGTTCAAGGCGTTGCGTACCGACAAGGTGGACGACCTCCTGCTGTCCCACCCGGAGCTGGTCAGCAAGGGCGAAGGCACCGGCAAGTCCGCCGGCTGA
- a CDS encoding ABC transporter permease, translated as MSGDHLSIVDNGAAAMAAEQRPTGVPELVARRRRRRGAVWAVRLAAVVVWLVGWQLTATYWIDPFYYSKPTAILDRLVGWFSRGTAFGSIWTQIAVTLEEAVLGFAIGALAGVVLGIVLGRARFLADVAAPFIKAANAVPRIVLASLFIIWFGLGMSSKVATAMVLVFFAVFFNAFQGAREVDRNLVDNARILGASRIAVLRSIVVPSATSWIFASLHSAFGFALIGAVVGEFTGADKGLGLLINNAQGTFDSAGIYAGMIVVTVLALVAEWLISTAEKRLLRWRPPSAGTAAQT; from the coding sequence GTGTCGGGTGACCATCTGTCCATAGTGGACAACGGTGCGGCGGCGATGGCCGCCGAACAGCGACCCACCGGAGTACCGGAGCTGGTCGCCCGCCGGCGGCGCCGGCGCGGCGCGGTCTGGGCGGTCCGGCTCGCCGCGGTCGTGGTGTGGCTGGTCGGCTGGCAGCTGACCGCCACCTACTGGATCGACCCGTTCTACTACTCCAAGCCCACCGCGATCCTGGACCGACTGGTCGGCTGGTTCAGCAGGGGCACCGCGTTCGGCTCGATCTGGACCCAGATCGCGGTGACGCTGGAGGAGGCGGTGCTCGGGTTCGCGATCGGCGCGCTGGCCGGCGTCGTGCTCGGCATCGTCCTGGGCCGGGCCCGGTTCCTCGCCGACGTGGCGGCACCGTTCATCAAGGCGGCCAACGCGGTACCGCGCATCGTGCTGGCGTCGCTGTTCATCATCTGGTTCGGCCTGGGCATGTCGTCGAAGGTCGCCACCGCGATGGTGCTGGTGTTCTTCGCGGTGTTCTTCAACGCCTTCCAGGGCGCCCGCGAGGTGGACCGCAACCTGGTCGACAACGCCCGGATCCTCGGTGCCAGCCGGATCGCGGTGCTGCGCAGCATCGTGGTCCCGTCCGCCACCTCGTGGATCTTCGCCTCGCTGCACTCGGCCTTCGGGTTCGCCCTGATCGGCGCGGTGGTCGGCGAGTTCACCGGCGCCGACAAGGGGCTCGGCCTGCTGATCAACAACGCCCAGGGCACGTTCGACTCGGCCGGCATCTACGCCGGAATGATCGTGGTGACCGTGCTCGCGCTGGTCGCCGAGTGGCTGATCTCGACCGCCGAGAAGCGGCTGCTGCGCTGGCGGCCACCCAGCGCGGGTACCGCGGCACAGACCTGA
- a CDS encoding ABC transporter substrate-binding protein, protein MRTRSIVCAVLAAALTLTAATGCRDSRTGDKAGAAGADNHVSIMVGGIDKVIYLPAKLTDQLGYFKQEGLDVKLLTEPAGAQAENVLISGDVQGVVGFYDHTIDLQTKHKCIESVVQMADVPGEVEMVASDKAGQIRSPKDFKGRKLGVTSPGSSTDFLTQYLASKQGLTSADYTTVKAGAGQTFIAALENGGIDAGMTTDPTVAQLVSSGKGKVLLDMRTEEGTKAALGGLYPSTSLYMDCGYVKAHPQTVQKLANALVRTLKWIHAHSAEQIAAKMPADYANGGKQLYVKSIKDTIGMFNSDGRMAPSAPHNSLKVLGSFSPNVKGKQDTVDLSKTYTTRFVDKAK, encoded by the coding sequence ATGAGAACCCGGTCCATCGTCTGCGCCGTGCTGGCGGCGGCGCTCACCCTCACCGCGGCGACCGGCTGCCGCGACTCGCGTACCGGCGACAAGGCGGGCGCCGCGGGTGCCGACAACCACGTCTCGATCATGGTCGGCGGCATCGACAAGGTGATCTACCTGCCCGCGAAGCTGACCGACCAGCTCGGCTACTTCAAGCAGGAGGGCCTGGACGTCAAGCTGCTCACCGAACCGGCCGGTGCGCAGGCGGAGAACGTGCTGATCTCCGGCGACGTGCAGGGTGTGGTCGGGTTCTACGACCACACCATCGACCTGCAGACCAAACACAAGTGCATCGAGTCGGTGGTGCAGATGGCCGACGTGCCGGGCGAGGTCGAGATGGTCGCGAGCGACAAGGCGGGCCAGATCCGGTCGCCGAAGGACTTCAAGGGCCGCAAGCTCGGCGTCACCAGCCCCGGATCGTCCACCGACTTCCTCACCCAGTACCTGGCGAGCAAGCAGGGCCTGACCTCGGCCGACTACACGACCGTGAAGGCCGGTGCCGGGCAGACCTTCATCGCGGCGCTGGAGAACGGCGGCATCGACGCCGGGATGACCACCGACCCGACGGTGGCGCAGCTGGTCTCGTCCGGCAAGGGCAAGGTGCTGCTGGACATGCGTACCGAGGAGGGCACCAAGGCGGCGCTCGGCGGCCTGTACCCGTCCACCTCGCTGTACATGGACTGCGGGTACGTCAAGGCGCACCCGCAGACCGTGCAGAAGCTGGCCAACGCACTGGTCCGGACGCTCAAGTGGATCCACGCGCACTCCGCCGAGCAGATCGCGGCGAAGATGCCGGCCGACTACGCCAACGGTGGCAAGCAGCTGTACGTCAAGTCGATCAAGGACACGATCGGCATGTTCAACAGCGACGGCCGGATGGCCCCGAGCGCGCCGCACAACTCGCTGAAGGTGCTCGGCTCGTTCTCACCGAACGTCAAGGGCAAGCAGGACACCGTCGACCTGTCGAAGACCTACACCACGCGGTTCGTCGACAAGGCCAAGTGA